One region of Catenuloplanes indicus genomic DNA includes:
- a CDS encoding fructosamine kinase family protein: MSRTALLTERLTRAGIRDVVTVEPATGGLAAIAGIAHRASAPPVFVKTFAEALDDDAFVAEAEGLAALRAAGGPATPEVIAANHELLVLSLLRPRPGTAAFWEGFAHALAHLHTGNVHPRFGWHHDNWLGRRRQINTWTGDGFAFFAEHRLLRWLPEPRVAAALAPADRAALERLCARLPELLPDRPACLTHGDLWTQNVLATADGRAAVIDPAVSYTWAEVDLAHLWTTAPPPEAARFFDVYAELTGLDDGWPARMPIIQLRQHLAVLAQFDDDWGVAETIRATLAPFRARS, from the coding sequence ATGTCCCGGACGGCTCTGCTGACGGAGCGGCTGACCCGGGCCGGCATCCGCGACGTCGTCACCGTGGAGCCGGCGACCGGCGGACTCGCCGCGATCGCCGGCATAGCGCACCGCGCGTCCGCGCCGCCGGTCTTCGTCAAGACCTTCGCCGAAGCGCTGGACGATGACGCCTTCGTCGCGGAGGCCGAAGGGCTGGCCGCGCTGCGGGCGGCCGGTGGGCCGGCGACGCCCGAGGTGATCGCGGCGAACCACGAGCTGCTCGTGCTGTCGTTGCTGCGGCCACGGCCGGGTACCGCCGCGTTCTGGGAAGGGTTCGCCCACGCGCTCGCCCACCTGCACACGGGCAACGTCCACCCGCGTTTCGGATGGCACCACGACAACTGGCTGGGCCGCCGCCGGCAGATCAACACCTGGACCGGCGACGGCTTCGCGTTCTTCGCCGAGCACCGGCTGCTCCGCTGGCTTCCCGAGCCCCGCGTCGCGGCCGCGCTCGCGCCCGCGGACCGGGCCGCGCTGGAACGGCTCTGCGCGCGGCTCCCCGAGCTGCTGCCGGACCGGCCGGCCTGCCTGACGCACGGCGACCTGTGGACGCAGAACGTGCTGGCCACCGCGGACGGGCGGGCGGCGGTGATCGACCCGGCGGTGTCCTACACCTGGGCCGAGGTCGACCTGGCCCACCTGTGGACCACGGCACCACCGCCGGAGGCGGCCCGGTTCTTCGACGTCTACGCCGAGCTGACCGGCCTCGACGACGGCTGGCCGGCCCGTATGCCGATCATCCAGCTGCGGCAGCACCTCGCGGTCCTGGCCCAGTTCGACGACGACTGGGGCGTCGCCGAGACGATCCGCGCCACGCTCGCGCCGTTCCGGGCGCGATCCTGA